The Zingiber officinale cultivar Zhangliang chromosome 9A, Zo_v1.1, whole genome shotgun sequence genome window below encodes:
- the LOC122019128 gene encoding uncharacterized protein LOC122019128, producing MVLLGFNGPRYLNLTLVFLTHHFSRPFLKFADSTLRTGSATELSTEDRNSGQAAPHVGELEGNGEETIDHHIGDGTTQRRGRRPKEREVRMTSRLCRKTFGRSRRGGGMDAWFCPLSGSAEPTGFTARDFSFLYHSGEDDFQVMPEDLRTE from the exons ATGGTATTG TTGGGATTTAATGGACCTAGGTATTTAAACCTAACCTTAGTGTTTCTCACGCACCATTTCTCACGCCCCTTCCTCAAATTCGCCGACTCCACGCTTCGCACGGGATCTGCGACGGAGCTCTCTACCGAGGATCGCAACTCCGGCCAAGCAGCTCCTCACGTCGGCGAGCTTGAAGGGAACGGCGAGGAGACTATCGACCATCACATCGGCGACGGGACAACGCAAAGGCGAGGAAGGCGAcccaaggaaagggag gtgaggatgactTCCAGGTTATGCCGGAAGACCTTcggacggagtagacgaggaggcgggatggacgcatggtTTTGTCCGTTGTCCGGGAGTGCAGAGCCTACTGGGTTTACTGCGAGagatttttcatttctttatcaTTCGG gtgaggatgactTCCAGGTTATGCCGGAAGACCTTcggacggagtag